The Nitrosopumilus sp. b3 sequence TAATTTTCTGCAATTTTTACAAAATCATCTAAAATTTTAGCATAGTCATTCTCGAAGATATTTTTTCCAAATAAGCTTGAAATCTTTAGTTTTCCTTTAATTTTAAAGTCAACTTCAACCATAACTTTGGTCCCAGTTTCAAGTTCAAGGAATTTTTCCTTAAAGATACTTCCCTTTGCATCCCCTCCAATAACAAAAACCTCATGAGATACAGGAGAGTCCGATACATGTTTTGCCATGATAAGAAATTCCTTATCACCAAGTCGCAAATATTCTTCTACAACTGAAACATTATTTCGAACAGAGCGAACTCGAATTGACGGGAAATGTTTTGGGAAAAATTTTGGATAGTTCTCGTACTCGGAAAAAATTTTAAAGACGGATTCCCTTTTTGCGTCAATAATTCGTTCTAAAGAAAATTTTGGCAATAGTGATTTAGAAGGTACCCCATCGAGGGTATAAATTGTGCTCTATGTCAAATTGGTCCAAACATTTTCCAACTCCATGATTTACAATATCATCAATGGATTTGGGTTTTGTATAAAATTCAGTTACTGGAGGCAAAATCACAATTCCCAATCTAGAAAGCTTTAACATATTTTCTAAATGGATTGCAGATAATGGAGTCTCCCTCACCATTAAAATTAATTTTCTAGACTCTTTTATCGTGACACCGGCAGCCCTTGCAATTAATGTGTCATCATAGCCATTGGCAATTGCTGCCAATGTCTTCATACTGCAAGGAGCAATAATCATGCCATCAATTCTATGTGTTCCACTAGAAACACTTGATGCCATATTTTTTTCATCAGAAATAGTTGATGCAAGAGATTTTACATAATCAATTGTATAGTCAGTCTCCATAGAGATGCATTTTTGGGCCCACTCAGACATTATCAAATGCGATTCAATATCTAATTTCTTGAGGGTTTCTAACATCCTAATTCCATAGAGGACACCAGTACTACCAGTAATTCCAATAACTAATTTCAATAACTGTTCTACGGATGTGTAGTATTTTATCTAATAGATAAGAAGGAATTATTGGCACTAGATGTTTTGGGTGTTTTCAGATTCTTCAAGTTCTGATTCTTGTTTCATTTTTCGACGCTTTATCCATAATGAAATTCCACCAACAGTCATGGCTGTGAGTAAAATTACTCCAGCCATTTGGAGTTCAAAATGATATAGCATATCTAAAATAGTATCAGTGAAGGGAAAAATCTTGTGATTTTGGCCGATCTTGAAAATTAGCTATATTAGCTCCCCATATCTAGGCATAATGTGATTAAAAGTTCTGAGATTAAAAAAATAGTTAATGACTACTCAGATGTCAAAATTGGAGTTCTAGGAAGTCATTCAGCATTAGAAATTATGGATGGTGCAAAAGATGAGGATTTTCAAACCAAAGTTTTCTGCCAAAAGGGAAGGGAAGGGCCTTATCAAAGATTTAACAGGATTGCAGATGAGGTTATTGTTTTAGACAAATTCAAAGATATGGCTTCTGCAAAAAATCAGAAAATATTACGAGATTCAAATACAATTATTGTTCCACACAGATCACTCACAGTTTATCTAGGTTACAAAACAATTGAAAATTCATTCAAAGTTCCTATTTTTGGAAATAGGAAATTGTTCCAAGCAGAGGAAAGGACTGCAAAAAAAGGACAGTATTACTTGCTAGAAAAAGCCAGAATAAAATACCCCAAATTATTCAAGGACCCCAAAAAAATTAACAAGCCATGTATAGTTAAAGTTCAAGAAAAAAATAGGCCTCTAGAAAGAGCATTCTTCACAGTTTCATCATACAAAGATTTTGTAGAAAAATCAGAATCAAAAATCAAGCAAGGTGTAATCTCAAGAAAGGATCTTGAAAAATCAAGTATTGAGGAATTGGCAATTGGAACATACATGAATTTTAATTTCTTCCACACACCAATTTCAGACCAGGTAGATTTTATTGGAATTGAGCGAAGATTACAAACAAACATTCATGATTATAATGCATTACCAGCAAAGCAGCAACTAGACATTGATGTGGATTTACAAAATATTGAAGTTGGCCACACCCCAGCAAGCATCAGAGAATCCCTTCTTGAAAAAGTCATAAAGATGGGAGACAAATTTGTAGCAGCTGTAAAAAGAGAATATGCACCTGGAATTATCGGACCATTTTCACTTCAAAGTGTAATTACAAAAGATTTGGAATTGATAGTATACGATGTTTCATTAAGAGTTCCAGGAAATCCAATAGTTGCCACAACTAGTCCATATACAAAATATCAATATGGTACAACATTTGGAGTGGGAAGAAGAATTGCCATGGAGATAAAACGAGCCCAAGAGGAAGGCCGTCTAGATGAAATAGTCACATAGATTTTTTATTTCTTAAATTAAGATTGTCAATTACAAAATTCTAGCAGTTAATTCATTATAGAAAGTTCCACAAAGAAAAATTAAAGGCGCAAACCCCTAACTGCAGAACTATGAGAGATTCCCTCTCGTGGTCAAACGTCTAAACGCTTGATTGCCTTTATTCGTTCTGCGGGGCAGCGCAATCTAATCGCCAGATTTTTCAACTAACGACATCAATTAGTATAAGACAAATAACTATTTAACATTTAGTATGATTATTTTGAATAAAAATAACAAATAATTATAAATTTTAGTTAGGCATTAGCAATCAAATTTGATGAATAGAGTTGGCACTATTAGTAATTTGAAATGTCCCTAAAATACGGTAATTGAGAAATATGATCATGGGAAAAAGAGTTACAATTATGATACCAGATGATCTAGATAAAAAAATCCGTACGATTCAAGCACGAAAGATCAAAGAACAGGCTGCATCATATAGTTATTCAAAAGCAGTGAATGAAATTTTAAAAAAAGGTCTTTAAAAAGTACAAAAATATATTTTCAGTAAAGACTTTACAACTTTGTTAATTGGTTAGAT is a genomic window containing:
- a CDS encoding SRPBCC family protein, translated to MPKFSLERIIDAKRESVFKIFSEYENYPKFFPKHFPSIRVRSVRNNVSVVEEYLRLGDKEFLIMAKHVSDSPVSHEVFVIGGDAKGSIFKEKFLELETGTKVMVEVDFKIKGKLKISSLFGKNIFENDYAKILDDFVKIAEN
- a CDS encoding formate--phosphoribosylaminoimidazolecarboxamide ligase family protein, giving the protein MIKSSEIKKIVNDYSDVKIGVLGSHSALEIMDGAKDEDFQTKVFCQKGREGPYQRFNRIADEVIVLDKFKDMASAKNQKILRDSNTIIVPHRSLTVYLGYKTIENSFKVPIFGNRKLFQAEERTAKKGQYYLLEKARIKYPKLFKDPKKINKPCIVKVQEKNRPLERAFFTVSSYKDFVEKSESKIKQGVISRKDLEKSSIEELAIGTYMNFNFFHTPISDQVDFIGIERRLQTNIHDYNALPAKQQLDIDVDLQNIEVGHTPASIRESLLEKVIKMGDKFVAAVKREYAPGIIGPFSLQSVITKDLELIVYDVSLRVPGNPIVATTSPYTKYQYGTTFGVGRRIAMEIKRAQEEGRLDEIVT
- a CDS encoding UbiX family flavin prenyltransferase — protein: MKLVIGITGSTGVLYGIRMLETLKKLDIESHLIMSEWAQKCISMETDYTIDYVKSLASTISDEKNMASSVSSGTHRIDGMIIAPCSMKTLAAIANGYDDTLIARAAGVTIKESRKLILMVRETPLSAIHLENMLKLSRLGIVILPPVTEFYTKPKSIDDIVNHGVGKCLDQFDIEHNLYPRWGTF